The Heliangelus exortis chromosome 21, bHelExo1.hap1, whole genome shotgun sequence genome includes a window with the following:
- the SPATA22 gene encoding spermatogenesis-associated protein 22 isoform X3, with product MKRSLADTPTRSTAGCLPVPLFNQKKRTRQPLTSNPLKNEPGTSSGTRTYEFSPTSFGWGTTSPEVDELEEAANNSRTDHMAPSLMKPPNASKSNLANAGKNFYAFRAEGKAPITKVWNRNEYTPLTKTADSRSDSRSIQKFESLSNNLKTVQLQKNPDNQTSSQHIKTEARQASKGQWPVKTNTVSKSLQDHSLPFKFNPNIQQNKRNEKQIDYVPEDKSQEVSSFQLKLKEKKSSLRIISAVIESVRHWSQYAYKTALLFEVLGTLDSAVTTGAYGAKNFLLRDGKESLPCVFYEIVLIT from the exons atgaaaaggagtCTGGCTGACACACCAACGCGCAGCACAGCAG GTTGTCTGCCTGTACCTCTGTTCAATCAGAAGAAAAGAACTAGACAGCCCCTTACTTCAAATCCACTTAAAAATGAGCCAGGTACCAGTTCTGGGACTCGTACTTACGAATTTTCTCCCACATCATTtg GCTGGGGAACTACAAGCCCAGAAGTGGATGAACTAGAGGAAGCAGCAAACAATAG CCGAACAGATCATATGGCTCCTTCCCTGATGAAGCCACCAAATGCATCCAAGTCCAATTTAgcaaatgctggaaaaaactTTTATGCTTTCAG GGCAGAAGGGAAGGCTCCCATCACTAAAGTTTGGAACAGAAATGAGTATACTCCTTTAACTAAAACAGCAGATTCAAGATCTGACAGTAGAAGTATTCAAAAGTTTGAGAGcctttcaaataatttgaaaactgtccagctgcagaaaaaccCTGATAACCAAACTTCATCTCAGCATATCAAAACAGAAGCCAGGCAAGCATCTAAAGGACAGTGGCCAGTGAAAACTAACACTGTTTCAAAAAGTCTGCAGGATCATAGTCTGCCATTCAAGTTTAATCCCAatattcagcaaaataaaaggaatgaaaaacagATTGATTATGTTCCAGAAGACAAAAGTCAg GAAGTTTCATCATTTCAAttaaaacttaaagaaaaaaagagttctttGCGAATCATATCTGCAGTGATTGAAAGTGTGAGGCACTGGAGTCAGTATGCTTATAAAACTGCACTGTTATTTGAAGTTTTAG GCACACTTGATTCTGCAGTCACAACTGGAGCTTACGGGgcaaagaattttcttctgagaGATGGAAAGGAGAGCCTGCCTTGTGTATTTTATGAAATT GTCCTCATCACCTGA
- the SPATA22 gene encoding spermatogenesis-associated protein 22 isoform X1 has protein sequence MKRSLADTPTRSTAGCLPVPLFNQKKRTRQPLTSNPLKNEPGTSSGTRTYEFSPTSFGWGTTSPEVDELEEAANNSRTDHMAPSLMKPPNASKSNLANAGKNFYAFRAEGKAPITKVWNRNEYTPLTKTADSRSDSRSIQKFESLSNNLKTVQLQKNPDNQTSSQHIKTEARQASKGQWPVKTNTVSKSLQDHSLPFKFNPNIQQNKRNEKQIDYVPEDKSQEVSSFQLKLKEKKSSLRIISAVIESVRHWSQYAYKTALLFEVLGTLDSAVTTGAYGAKNFLLRDGKESLPCVFYEIDRELPRLIRGQVHRCMGNYDAKKNIFKCFSVRPATLQEQNTFQEFVRIADVEMTAYVKTINEI, from the exons atgaaaaggagtCTGGCTGACACACCAACGCGCAGCACAGCAG GTTGTCTGCCTGTACCTCTGTTCAATCAGAAGAAAAGAACTAGACAGCCCCTTACTTCAAATCCACTTAAAAATGAGCCAGGTACCAGTTCTGGGACTCGTACTTACGAATTTTCTCCCACATCATTtg GCTGGGGAACTACAAGCCCAGAAGTGGATGAACTAGAGGAAGCAGCAAACAATAG CCGAACAGATCATATGGCTCCTTCCCTGATGAAGCCACCAAATGCATCCAAGTCCAATTTAgcaaatgctggaaaaaactTTTATGCTTTCAG GGCAGAAGGGAAGGCTCCCATCACTAAAGTTTGGAACAGAAATGAGTATACTCCTTTAACTAAAACAGCAGATTCAAGATCTGACAGTAGAAGTATTCAAAAGTTTGAGAGcctttcaaataatttgaaaactgtccagctgcagaaaaaccCTGATAACCAAACTTCATCTCAGCATATCAAAACAGAAGCCAGGCAAGCATCTAAAGGACAGTGGCCAGTGAAAACTAACACTGTTTCAAAAAGTCTGCAGGATCATAGTCTGCCATTCAAGTTTAATCCCAatattcagcaaaataaaaggaatgaaaaacagATTGATTATGTTCCAGAAGACAAAAGTCAg GAAGTTTCATCATTTCAAttaaaacttaaagaaaaaaagagttctttGCGAATCATATCTGCAGTGATTGAAAGTGTGAGGCACTGGAGTCAGTATGCTTATAAAACTGCACTGTTATTTGAAGTTTTAG GCACACTTGATTCTGCAGTCACAACTGGAGCTTACGGGgcaaagaattttcttctgagaGATGGAAAGGAGAGCCTGCCTTGTGTATTTTATGAAATT GACCGGGAGCTTCCAAGACTAATTAGAGGTCAAGTGCACAGGTGCATGGGCAACTATGATgcaaaaaagaacattttcaagTGCTTCTCTGTAAGACCAGCAACTCTGCAAGAACAAAACACTTTCCAAGAATTTGTTAGAATTGCAGATGTTGAGATGACAGCATATGTAAAAACaattaatgaaatttaa
- the SPATA22 gene encoding spermatogenesis-associated protein 22 isoform X2: MKRSLADTPTRSTAGCLPVPLFNQKKRTRQPLTSNPLKNEPGWGTTSPEVDELEEAANNSRTDHMAPSLMKPPNASKSNLANAGKNFYAFRAEGKAPITKVWNRNEYTPLTKTADSRSDSRSIQKFESLSNNLKTVQLQKNPDNQTSSQHIKTEARQASKGQWPVKTNTVSKSLQDHSLPFKFNPNIQQNKRNEKQIDYVPEDKSQEVSSFQLKLKEKKSSLRIISAVIESVRHWSQYAYKTALLFEVLGTLDSAVTTGAYGAKNFLLRDGKESLPCVFYEIDRELPRLIRGQVHRCMGNYDAKKNIFKCFSVRPATLQEQNTFQEFVRIADVEMTAYVKTINEI; encoded by the exons atgaaaaggagtCTGGCTGACACACCAACGCGCAGCACAGCAG GTTGTCTGCCTGTACCTCTGTTCAATCAGAAGAAAAGAACTAGACAGCCCCTTACTTCAAATCCACTTAAAAATGAGCCAG GCTGGGGAACTACAAGCCCAGAAGTGGATGAACTAGAGGAAGCAGCAAACAATAG CCGAACAGATCATATGGCTCCTTCCCTGATGAAGCCACCAAATGCATCCAAGTCCAATTTAgcaaatgctggaaaaaactTTTATGCTTTCAG GGCAGAAGGGAAGGCTCCCATCACTAAAGTTTGGAACAGAAATGAGTATACTCCTTTAACTAAAACAGCAGATTCAAGATCTGACAGTAGAAGTATTCAAAAGTTTGAGAGcctttcaaataatttgaaaactgtccagctgcagaaaaaccCTGATAACCAAACTTCATCTCAGCATATCAAAACAGAAGCCAGGCAAGCATCTAAAGGACAGTGGCCAGTGAAAACTAACACTGTTTCAAAAAGTCTGCAGGATCATAGTCTGCCATTCAAGTTTAATCCCAatattcagcaaaataaaaggaatgaaaaacagATTGATTATGTTCCAGAAGACAAAAGTCAg GAAGTTTCATCATTTCAAttaaaacttaaagaaaaaaagagttctttGCGAATCATATCTGCAGTGATTGAAAGTGTGAGGCACTGGAGTCAGTATGCTTATAAAACTGCACTGTTATTTGAAGTTTTAG GCACACTTGATTCTGCAGTCACAACTGGAGCTTACGGGgcaaagaattttcttctgagaGATGGAAAGGAGAGCCTGCCTTGTGTATTTTATGAAATT GACCGGGAGCTTCCAAGACTAATTAGAGGTCAAGTGCACAGGTGCATGGGCAACTATGATgcaaaaaagaacattttcaagTGCTTCTCTGTAAGACCAGCAACTCTGCAAGAACAAAACACTTTCCAAGAATTTGTTAGAATTGCAGATGTTGAGATGACAGCATATGTAAAAACaattaatgaaatttaa